In Methanobrevibacter sp., the genomic stretch TATCCCATCTGAAAGGTATCTGATGCTTTATCATCATTTGAAATCATATAAAAATTACAAAAATGTTCCGATGCATTTTCATAGATATCCGGAATATGGGATGTTTTCCTCAGCATCCCAGGTTCAATTGGATGTAAATAAAAATAATCTGGTTAAAACAATCAATGTTTTTTCCAAAATAGAACCTATTAAGGCATTATTGTTTTCCAACTCCGTATTATTTGGTGAAAACGATAACATCACCTGTTTCAGGGATGCATTGTGGGAATATTCAACTCATGGTGTAAATCCTCACAATATTGGAGGATATGATGTCGATTTTAAGGACATTAACGACTTGCAGGCTTATCTTGAATCCTTGAATATTTATTGTGTAATGCGTGATGGGGCATACATCAATTTCCCTTCAATGAACTTGCTTGACTATTTCGCTCAGGATTATGTCCGAGGTGAAATTTACTGCAATGGTGAATATCGTGAAATTGATATAAGGCCCTGTATAAGTGATATTAAATATTTAAGGCCATTTAAATTTATTAATTTAACATTTAGAGGTACTGTTGAGTTTAGAAGTATATGCACTCAACCTATTAGGGATTCCATGTGTGTGGCTGCTTTTCATTTGGGTCTTAAGGATAATCTGGATGAGCTGGAACAGCTAATTGAAAACGATGATGTGATATATCACAAAGGTTACACTACAAGTGAACTTAGAAAGCTTTTAATTCAAAAGGACATTCCTCATGCTTTCAACAAAAAGGATATCTGCAGATTGTCCACAGACATTGTTGATTTGGCATCAAAGGGTCTTGAAAATAGGGGCCTTGGTGAGGAAATATTCTTAAATCCATTGTACAAACGCATAAAGAATCATACCAATCCAGGTAAGGAGCTGCTCAGATCAATTAAAAAAGGAATTAAGATTGAAAAAATAATAGATGATTACGGAAGATTAGATAATATTATATAATATCGTATAACATAGTTATAGTAATAATGGGGGAATTAAATGAATTTTAAAAATTTATCTAAATTTTCTTCAGATGAAATTTTGGCTGGTTCATTCGGGATAGAATGGGAGAGTTTACGTGCAAAAGGTGATGGTGAGCTATCTTTAACACCCCATCCTGCAATTTTTGGTGATAAACTTACCAATCCGCTAGTTACAACTGATTTTTCAGAAAGCCAAATTGAAATTATCACTCCAGCATTCAAAACTATTGATGAGGCATTTGACACATTTTCCCTACTGTCTGATTTGGTTAATGCTTCACTTCCGAGTGATGAATATCTGTGGTTTCAGTCAATTCCATGTATTTTGCCATATGTGGATGAAATCCCAATAGCTCAATACACTGAGGCAGGTGAGGATTCACAGAAATACCGTGAGGATTTGGCAAAAAAATACGGTGTTAAAAAACAGATGATTTCAGGGGTTCATTTCAACTTCTCATTTTCTGATGATTTTTTAGAAAAACTTTACTCATTTGAGGATTCGCAAATCACATTTAAGGAGTTTAAAAACGAGGTCTATCTAAAGATTGCCAGAAATTACCTTAGATATTGCTGGCTGATTATTTATCTGACTGGATGTTCAATAGGATCTCATAAAACATTTTCAAATGATTGTATTTATTTAATGGATGCCAAGGATGATTATGGAAGCTTTTATTCAACCAAAGGACCTTCATTTAGAAACGCTTCCTGTGGATATAAAAATTTAATTGAATTGTATCCTTCATATGATTCCATTGATGAATTTGCTCGTGACATTAATGAGTTTATTGGTAATGGGGATTTATCTGAGGCAAAGGAACTGTATACTCAAATCAGATTAAAGCCAAAAAATCCTAAAGACCTGTTGAATTCCCTAACTGATGACGGTATTGAATACATTGAAATTCGTACATTGGATATCAATCCGTTTTATAAGTGTGGTCTTGTTAAACATGACATGAAATTCCTTCATCTGTTTTTAATTTACATGCTGATTAAGGATGAGTCAGACTATAATGCATGGCAAAAAGAAGCGAAGATTAATGAGGAGAATGTCGCCGAGAGAGCTTATGTTGATTCAATGAGATTGCTTAAAGACGGCGAAGAGGTCACCCTTAAGTCATGGGCTTCAGAAATTATTAATGAAATGTTTGGAATGTGTGAGGTATTGGGCATTGAGGAGAATCATACATTGAATTTAATGCTTAACCGTGTTGCAAATCCTGATTTAACTTATGGAAAAAGGTTATTGGAATTAATTAAAAATGAAGGTTACATTAATACTCATGTTAAATTGTCTAAAAACAATAAAAAGACAAGTATTAATAATTTGAATAACTCAAGTTTCATCAGTCGCAAAGAAGTTCAGGATTATGTCAATATTGCATTGGTGGGCAAATAATCTTAAACTCTTTTTTTTTATTTTTAATATTTTTTTTTATTTTTGATGTTAAAATTAATTGATAATTATTGGATTTGTTTTGCGAATATATTTCATTTTTAGATTTGATACTCTTTTTACAAAACTTTTATATATTATTTTAAATAATTTTATAATTAGGGATTCAAAATATAACAATTGTTAAGGAGCAATTTATTTATAATATATAAGCAAGATTAATAATTGTAAATTAATTTAAATTAATTACGGTGAAAAAATGAATAAGAAGATTACATTTGTTTTAGTGTTAGCACTTGCAGCATTCCTTGTAATGGGATCAGCTAGTGCAGGACTCTTCGACTTTTTAGGCGGAGACTCCGGTGACACTGTAAAAATAGGTTATTTACCTTCCGATCACGATTCTGCACTCTTTGTTGCAGATGCTCAAGGTTTATATAAAGAAAAAGGAATCAACACCGAACTTGTTCAATTTAACAACGGTGGAGACTTAATGACTGCTATGGCTAGTGGTGATGTGGATGTAGGTTATGTAGGAATTTCTCCTGTATTGTCCTCTGTTGCTGCTGGTGTTCCTGTAAAAGTTATTTCTGCTGCACAAAATGAAGGTAGTGGAATTTTAGTAACTTCTGATTCAGGAATATCTGATGCTAAAGATTTCTCAGGTAAAACTATTGCAACTCCTGGTGAAGCATCTATTCAACATGTATTACTTTCATACTACTTACAACAAAATGGATTATCAATAGATGACATTAATGAATCTGCAATGAAAGTACCATCTATTAATGATGCATTAAAAACCAATAACATTCCAGGTGCAATTACTTTCCAACCTTATGTAAGTCTTGGTGTAACCGATGATAATATTGAAGAATTCATCGACTCTGCTGAAATCTTACCTGGTCACCCATGCTGTGTTGTTGTAGCATCACAAGACTTCATTGACAAACATGCTGGCACTGTTAAAGATATTGTTGCAATCCACGAAAATGCAACTACTTTCATTAACGATAATATTGCAGCAGGAACTACTGATGAAGTAGTTAAATTATTACCTGAAGATATTGTTAGTGATGCTGATGCTGAAGCTAAATCATTAGAAAGTTTCCCATTCATTTCTGGTTTAGATAATGATTACAAAGCTAATGTGGACACTTTCCAAGGTTTAGAAGTAGATCTCGGAATCTTAAACGAAACAATTTCACAAGATGACTTATACTATGAAGCATAGTTAGATTAACTATGCTTATATTTTCTTTTTTTTTTAATAGTGATGGTTTTATTAAATTAATTTTTTTCATATTCGGCTTTTAAATCAGCCATGGCTTTTTTTGTTTTCTCATCAGATACCTTATTGATAACACGCTGATTTTCAATTAATCTGTCCATAAATTCTTTTCTTTTAGCATCATCAACGAGTTTATACCTTGAAAAGTTAACGAGACCTTCAATTAAACTGGATAATCCTCTGTTAAATGCTTGTGCATTTTCATCATTAATGACAAAGTCTCTTATTTTTCCGGTTATGAAAAATATGTTTTTGTCGCCCTTGATTGGAAAGTCATCAGGAGTCTTTTTTTCGATATTTTCAACATCCACTATAATGAAAGCTGGGGTATTTTTAATGATAGCAATGTCTTTATCATCGGTATAATATTCATCGTCTAAGCAATCTAATGTAGCATAAGTAAAAACTAATGGATCTTGTGTAATGTTAACTACATATTCATTAGTATTTTGTATATTTTTCAATGTTTTTGATCCTTCAAATATTCTGCAGAACACTTTATCTTCGCCAAGATACTTAAATGCGAAAGCACCTGCATTTTTCTGCCCATTTTCATTAATGGTTGTTGTGATACATTCATATTGAATGTCCTTTTCGATTCCAACTTTACTTAAATCATAATTCATTTTATCATCTCATTTTTAGGAAATGCCTCAGCAATTTTGTTGAGATTGGTAAATACATTAATCAATGAGTCAACAGTATCGCTAAGCTCAATTTTTTCAATTCCTTTTAAAACTTCAATGTATTGTGGAAAAATCTGCATCCCATTTGCAAAAAACAGATAGTATTCGTTAATATTAATTTCGTCCTGATTCAAATCATCAACGATGTCATGATATAAATTATTCAAATCTTTATGACTTTCCTTAAGCATGACTTCAACATCTTCAATTGATTCATTGTTTTCCAATTTTTCAAAAGCAGAATTTAATCTAATGATTGATAGGGTATACAATTCTAAATCAATTTCGCCATCCATAAAATCACCTTTTATGGTAAATAAAAATAAAAAAAAGAGTTAATTTCTCAAATGAGAAATTATAATTTGATTTTAATATCAAGAGCAGATGAACCTTCTTCGTAAACAAAGATTGGGTTAATGTCTAGCTCAGAGATTTCTGGGAAGTCTAAGGTTAATCTAGCTACTCTTTTAATAGCTTCTTTAACCTCTTCAACATCACAAGGTGCTTCTCCACGGTATCCTTCAAGCAATTTGGATACTTTAGTGGATTCGATTTGTTCTTCAATTTCTTCGGAACTCATACCTTTAGCGAGGTTGAATGATACATCTTCAATAAGGTTAACGTAGATTCCTCCCATACCGAATGCAATCATAGGACCGAATTGTTTGTCACGAATCATACCTACAATTACTTCTTCACCGGAATCCATCATTTTTTGAACTTCCACACCGTCAGGGACAATGTCAGGATGAGCCGCTTTAGCATTAGCAATGATTTCATCATAGGT encodes the following:
- a CDS encoding glutamate--cysteine ligase, with the protein product MNFKNLSKFSSDEILAGSFGIEWESLRAKGDGELSLTPHPAIFGDKLTNPLVTTDFSESQIEIITPAFKTIDEAFDTFSLLSDLVNASLPSDEYLWFQSIPCILPYVDEIPIAQYTEAGEDSQKYREDLAKKYGVKKQMISGVHFNFSFSDDFLEKLYSFEDSQITFKEFKNEVYLKIARNYLRYCWLIIYLTGCSIGSHKTFSNDCIYLMDAKDDYGSFYSTKGPSFRNASCGYKNLIELYPSYDSIDEFARDINEFIGNGDLSEAKELYTQIRLKPKNPKDLLNSLTDDGIEYIEIRTLDINPFYKCGLVKHDMKFLHLFLIYMLIKDESDYNAWQKEAKINEENVAERAYVDSMRLLKDGEEVTLKSWASEIINEMFGMCEVLGIEENHTLNLMLNRVANPDLTYGKRLLELIKNEGYINTHVKLSKNNKKTSINNLNNSSFISRKEVQDYVNIALVGK
- a CDS encoding ABC transporter substrate-binding protein, translating into MNKKITFVLVLALAAFLVMGSASAGLFDFLGGDSGDTVKIGYLPSDHDSALFVADAQGLYKEKGINTELVQFNNGGDLMTAMASGDVDVGYVGISPVLSSVAAGVPVKVISAAQNEGSGILVTSDSGISDAKDFSGKTIATPGEASIQHVLLSYYLQQNGLSIDDINESAMKVPSINDALKTNNIPGAITFQPYVSLGVTDDNIEEFIDSAEILPGHPCCVVVASQDFIDKHAGTVKDIVAIHENATTFINDNIAAGTTDEVVKLLPEDIVSDADAEAKSLESFPFISGLDNDYKANVDTFQGLEVDLGILNETISQDDLYYEA
- a CDS encoding DUF447 domain-containing protein, producing MNYDLSKVGIEKDIQYECITTTINENGQKNAGAFAFKYLGEDKVFCRIFEGSKTLKNIQNTNEYVVNITQDPLVFTYATLDCLDDEYYTDDKDIAIIKNTPAFIIVDVENIEKKTPDDFPIKGDKNIFFITGKIRDFVINDENAQAFNRGLSSLIEGLVNFSRYKLVDDAKRKEFMDRLIENQRVINKVSDEKTKKAMADLKAEYEKN